Proteins co-encoded in one Govania unica genomic window:
- the ubiA gene encoding 4-hydroxybenzoate octaprenyltransferase — translation MTIDREDSPADAVTGSWVDHGAPSWMRPYLRLARADRPIGAWLLLWPCFWALTLARPEWRQWGLYILFFIGAFVMRGAGCVFNDIVDRDFDRRVERTRNRPLASGAVNLVQALAFMGLLLFVGLLVLLMLNPFSVWLGAGSLVIVAIYPFMKRFTDWPQLVLGFAFNWGALLGWAAVTGSLSAPAVALYLGGILWTLGYDTIYAHQDKDDDALIGVRSTARRFGGRTKLWLVGFYSGMLALLALAGYLANLHWVFYVVGALVAVQLYAQIIRVDIDDPDICLKVFRSNHLTGALVFLAIALAHIAAWVSPYLQTTATAQ, via the coding sequence GCAGTTGGGTGGATCATGGGGCGCCCAGCTGGATGCGGCCTTATCTCCGGCTTGCGCGGGCGGATCGGCCGATTGGGGCCTGGTTGTTGCTGTGGCCTTGTTTTTGGGCGCTGACGCTGGCGCGGCCGGAGTGGCGGCAGTGGGGGCTTTATATTCTGTTTTTCATTGGCGCTTTTGTCATGCGCGGGGCGGGATGTGTCTTTAATGACATTGTCGACCGTGATTTCGATCGCCGGGTTGAACGCACGCGCAACCGGCCGCTGGCTTCGGGGGCGGTCAATCTGGTGCAGGCTCTGGCCTTTATGGGGCTGTTGCTGTTTGTCGGTCTGCTGGTTCTGTTGATGCTCAATCCGTTTTCGGTCTGGCTTGGGGCCGGGTCGCTGGTCATCGTGGCGATTTACCCCTTCATGAAGCGCTTCACCGACTGGCCGCAGCTGGTGCTTGGGTTTGCCTTCAACTGGGGGGCGCTTCTCGGTTGGGCGGCGGTGACGGGGTCGCTTTCGGCACCGGCGGTAGCGCTTTATCTGGGCGGGATCCTGTGGACGCTCGGCTATGACACGATCTATGCCCATCAGGACAAGGACGACGACGCGCTGATCGGCGTGCGCTCGACCGCGCGTCGGTTTGGCGGCCGGACCAAGCTCTGGCTGGTTGGATTTTACAGCGGCATGCTCGCGCTCCTGGCGCTTGCCGGATACCTTGCAAATCTTCACTGGGTGTTCTATGTGGTGGGCGCGCTTGTTGCAGTGCAGCTTTATGCCCAAATCATTCGCGTGGATATCGACGACCCCGACATCTGTCTCAAGGTGTTTCGCTCGAACCACCTGACCGGGGCTCTGGTGTTTCTGGCTATCGCCCTTGCTCATATTGCGGCCTGGGTGTCGCCTTACCTGCAAACAACCGCCACGGCACAATAA